A window from Gossypium raimondii isolate GPD5lz chromosome 7, ASM2569854v1, whole genome shotgun sequence encodes these proteins:
- the LOC105804536 gene encoding transcription factor MYB36, translating to MGRAPCCDKANVKRGPWSPEEDATLKNYVQSHGTGGNWIALPLKAGLKRCGKSCRLRWLNYLRPDIKHGGFTEEEDNIICSLYSQMGSRWSLIASQLPGRTDNDVKNYWNTKLKKKLLAGKSSFNVENNGGLLNANNNNIPTQPLPYNLDYSTTSLPILSDVSYGFSVSNCSTSQNMGLDPVMQFSTPDTITNLSQSGPNLDNSHNNIVVVSSSQEGSALSDSTGNGYGEDTGSIILMDDQQFSYEFPYEFVNGVLAGPSFEFSHGDIKTSQGLNQSVATNPY from the exons ATGGGGAGAGCTCCATGCTGTGACAAAGCTAACGTGAAGAGAGGCCCTTGGTCTCCTGAAGAAGACGCCACCCTCAAAAACTATGTTCAGAGCCATGGCACAGGTGGTAACTGGATCGCTTTGCCCCTTAAAGCTG GCCTTAAGAGATGTGGCAAGAGTTGCCGATTACGATGGCTTAATTATCTCAGACCAGACATCAAACATGGAGGTTTTACCGAAGAGGAAGACAACATTATATGCTCTCTTTATAGTCAAATGGGAAGCAG GTGGTCTTTGATAGCTTCTCAACTCCCTGGAAGAACCGACAATGATGTGAAAAACTATTGGAACACTAAGTTAAAGAAGAAGCTACTTGCAGGGAAATCAAGCTTTAATGTGGAAAACAATGGCGGATTATTAAATGCTAACAACAACAATATCCCAACTCAACCACTGCCTTACAATCTTGATTACTCAACTACTTCACTTCCGATTTTATCTGATGTTAGCTATGGATTCTCTGTCAGTAATTGTAGTACTTCACAAAACATGGGTTTAGACCCAGTCATGCAGTTTTCAACTCCAGACACGATCACCAATCTGTCACAATCAGGTCCGAATTTGGACAACAGTCACAACAACATCGTTGTTGTCTCCTCCTCTCAAGAAGGATCCGCCTTGTCGGATTCTACTGGTAATGGATATGGTGAAGATACGGGGAGTATTATTTTGATGGATGATCAACAGTTCAGCTATGAGTTCCCTTATGAATTCGTCAATGGCGTCCTTGCAGGTCCAAGCTTTGAGTTCTCCCATGGTGATATAAAGACTAGCCAAGGACTGAATCAAAGTGTTGCTACTAACCCTTATTGA